The candidate division KSB1 bacterium genome window below encodes:
- a CDS encoding TonB-dependent receptor, protein MKGMRLCSVCALLLWSAGLGMAQSVGKIAGKVTDAGTGEALPGANVVIVGTTMGAATDGTGSYYILNVPPGKYSIRASMMGYKPMVVVDVIVNVGRTTPVNFALTQTVLELGEVVVQATRPDVERDKTSTSAIVRFDEVQMLPGIRDIGDVIGLAADIVDGHFRGGRQGEEYYLLQGLGIVNPLDRSSAFLPIMSGVEEVEVITSGFGAQYGNAQSGIVNISMKEGDRHTWHTRFESRVRAPGRKHFGPSVYDPNANRYLRLLLDENVWLRGDPSAEHAQPYYGTMASGLTSGFAGDTLVQLAVARALWGQTRRDIGLTYGNNMDYALELATGGPLNRKMRMFVALRSEREWPVFPTEQPSQEHQAMGNLVTDVGGTATLRISGGLSRLDDIVFPGANSVSGYQRWLWDRITGTRQRKRLNTQLGARFTKTLSQKTFYELKLNSLVTSNMVGATPVPDVLPDSIDFNWVVGTIAFPNNNSPDQLSYQLGYDSFTREKTRTLSLDGAFTSQVTRAHLLNAGVQLNAYSVDVSNFLNVRSSRQLERYTAHPFEAAFYAQDKMEFEGLIANVGLRLDVWHSGAEYYVDLYTPFGSADSLGRFSPDRGQRKRSPTYARLQPRLGFSFPVSASTVFHLNYGAFMQRPSLQYLVAQRVGQRLHDPIILGNPKLEPETTNSYDVGVVQALGEGFTVDVSGYYKDVKHLVQQANFIDQRAGYQVSSYFNLDYADIRGFRVMVSKRRGALTGSVNYQYGYATGKSATATAATPIFNRDTSMVVTTDLTNVPTRDIVLDFDRTHNLVLTMSYTTGKDWGPSLGRWRPLAEASVSFYATVRSGRPYTSPSDIRLINVKRAPTEHSADLRITKTLHRFLGLSSRLYLEVFNVFNHKILNYDYLFQRPTATNPNLPLQYYEQYPIDDKDNGVRYWWDKGRQGPFSLDQSFLIYDNAPRSFHCGMVVEF, encoded by the coding sequence ATGAAAGGCATGAGGCTTTGCTCTGTCTGCGCGCTGCTGTTATGGTCTGCTGGCCTAGGAATGGCGCAGAGCGTAGGTAAGATTGCCGGCAAGGTCACCGATGCGGGCACCGGCGAGGCACTACCTGGCGCCAATGTCGTGATCGTCGGGACCACCATGGGGGCGGCAACGGATGGGACCGGGTCCTACTACATCCTCAATGTGCCGCCAGGAAAGTACTCCATACGCGCCTCGATGATGGGGTATAAGCCGATGGTGGTCGTCGACGTGATCGTGAACGTGGGTCGGACCACGCCGGTCAATTTCGCCTTGACGCAAACCGTGTTGGAGCTAGGGGAGGTCGTGGTGCAGGCGACCCGCCCTGATGTGGAACGAGACAAGACCTCTACTAGCGCCATCGTCCGCTTCGACGAGGTGCAGATGCTTCCCGGCATCCGGGACATCGGCGATGTGATTGGACTTGCGGCCGACATTGTGGACGGCCACTTTCGCGGCGGACGACAAGGCGAGGAATACTACCTCCTACAGGGCTTGGGTATTGTTAACCCCCTGGACCGCTCCTCAGCCTTCTTGCCCATCATGAGCGGGGTGGAGGAGGTGGAGGTGATCACCAGCGGCTTTGGGGCGCAATACGGGAACGCCCAGTCGGGCATTGTGAACATTTCGATGAAAGAGGGGGATCGGCACACCTGGCACACCCGCTTTGAGTCGCGAGTGCGCGCACCAGGGCGCAAGCACTTCGGGCCAAGTGTCTACGATCCTAACGCAAATCGCTATCTTCGCTTACTCCTTGATGAAAACGTGTGGCTGCGAGGCGACCCGAGCGCCGAACACGCGCAACCGTACTATGGCACCATGGCCTCTGGACTGACCAGTGGCTTTGCCGGCGACACATTGGTGCAACTGGCCGTGGCGAGGGCCCTGTGGGGACAAACCCGTAGAGATATCGGCCTCACCTACGGAAACAACATGGACTATGCGTTGGAACTGGCCACGGGCGGGCCCCTCAACCGGAAGATGCGCATGTTTGTGGCATTACGCTCAGAACGGGAATGGCCAGTTTTTCCCACGGAACAACCCAGCCAAGAACACCAAGCAATGGGGAACCTCGTGACTGACGTGGGCGGCACGGCCACTCTCCGCATTAGCGGTGGACTGTCGCGCTTAGATGACATTGTCTTTCCCGGCGCCAACAGCGTGAGTGGCTACCAGAGATGGCTGTGGGACCGTATTACGGGAACTAGACAGCGCAAGAGGCTCAATACCCAGCTTGGTGCACGGTTTACCAAAACGTTGAGCCAGAAGACCTTTTATGAGCTGAAGTTGAATTCCCTCGTCACCTCCAACATGGTGGGGGCAACCCCGGTGCCGGATGTCCTCCCGGACTCGATTGACTTCAACTGGGTGGTCGGCACAATCGCCTTCCCGAACAACAACTCGCCTGATCAGTTGAGTTACCAACTGGGTTACGACTCCTTCACTAGGGAAAAGACACGCACGCTTTCGCTGGATGGTGCATTCACCAGTCAAGTGACACGAGCGCACCTGCTCAACGCGGGGGTGCAGCTTAACGCTTACTCAGTGGACGTGTCAAATTTCCTCAATGTTCGCTCGAGTCGACAATTAGAGCGCTACACTGCGCACCCATTTGAAGCAGCCTTCTACGCCCAGGACAAAATGGAATTCGAGGGCCTTATCGCAAATGTGGGGCTGCGATTGGATGTCTGGCATTCGGGGGCCGAGTACTATGTGGACCTCTATACGCCATTCGGGAGCGCAGATTCCTTGGGCAGGTTTTCGCCCGATAGAGGGCAACGAAAGCGCTCGCCCACCTATGCTCGCCTGCAGCCACGGCTTGGATTCTCCTTTCCGGTGTCGGCGAGCACGGTGTTTCACCTCAACTACGGTGCCTTCATGCAAAGGCCCTCGTTACAGTATCTCGTTGCCCAGCGCGTAGGCCAAAGGTTACACGATCCCATCATCCTCGGTAACCCTAAACTGGAGCCCGAGACGACCAATAGCTACGATGTCGGCGTGGTGCAGGCCCTTGGCGAGGGGTTTACCGTAGATGTGAGTGGCTATTACAAAGACGTCAAACACCTTGTGCAGCAGGCCAATTTCATCGACCAAAGGGCGGGGTACCAGGTGAGCTCATACTTCAACCTGGACTATGCGGATATTCGCGGCTTCCGGGTGATGGTGAGCAAGAGGAGGGGCGCTCTAACTGGCTCGGTCAATTACCAGTACGGGTATGCGACCGGTAAGAGCGCAACGGCCACGGCCGCTACGCCGATCTTCAACCGCGACACGAGCATGGTTGTGACCACCGACCTGACTAACGTGCCGACCCGCGACATAGTGCTCGATTTCGACAGGACGCACAACTTGGTTTTGACCATGAGTTACACCACAGGCAAAGACTGGGGGCCTTCGCTTGGGCGGTGGCGCCCGCTTGCTGAGGCCTCGGTCTCCTTCTACGCTACCGTGCGAAGTGGCAGACCCTATACCTCGCCAAGCGATATCCGCCTCATCAATGTGAAGCGCGCCCCGACAGAGCACAGCGCGGACCTCCGCATTACCAAGACATTGCATAGGTTCCTCGGCCTATCCAGCAGGCTTTACCTCGAGGTCTTCAACGTTTTCAACCACAAGATACTTAACTACGACTATCTTTTCCAGCGCCCGACTGCCACAAATCCAAACCTCCCGCTTCAGTACTACGAGCAGTATCCCATCGACGACAAAGACAACGGCGTACGCTACTGGTGGGACAAAGGGAGACAAGGCCCATTCAGCCTCGACCAATCGTTTCTCATCTATGACAATGCACCACGTTCATTCCACTGTGGCATGGTGGTGGAGTTTTAG
- a CDS encoding T9SS C-terminal target domain-containing protein, translating into MEWPPYSRIVLERRNYPGQHNSFGSGVWIAGTRPSGRKYAFCGAVSNSSGDPVPVVGVYSMPLDIQRIENFPVLADGTLNPSFNPDEAEEIIIARWDTPVGIRVTRTSRAWSYPGYDSFIIYEYEFTNITSDTLFDVFITFANTFAPSMFGYQRNHGNWTESAFRGQPPAGLGDHFARFDLKRWMSYNHERDGLPDPVFFEEWSSPGNRGGLNSPQAVGIMVLHYDYEHLATRKQTSQVFLAPSDSAGMWDENGKAKQPFLLRYENGNLPAEAKTATWMDPTLRRKTGIWQGEDDSTRFCTQFEPALWKYWKGRTKTSANLSWWQPVSRGYGFFPYLLPPGETMRFAVAELVGYGPGGPGDRKYKDLGGNVRAGVDAGYYFNPVPSWYDTLRYSFLGSKDYIGSTYLQDHPLPWYVTPGVVSIRDVADRAIQMYTGLPLAKYDTLQFKPEETPPKGVYNTVQIPFPAPAIRIEDTHAAANRIVWGPEVEEFDCPRLRARLNHYLVLRAPHPLGPWTVIDSVGVRDPRYFQDGQYAVLDPYSNLGDNVAYAVVSIDELGGRSGMTNLTLHETQAPPSESLGKVYVVPNPLIVTSGLTGSDPGGEIGDRIQFMGLTKRCVIRIFSYTGQLVTTIKHERETYGNPWYQLSVNNQLVASGVYYFVVEDLETGKRARGKFVVIH; encoded by the coding sequence ATGGAGTGGCCTCCGTACTCGCGCATCGTCCTTGAGCGGAGGAATTACCCAGGCCAACACAACTCGTTCGGCAGCGGCGTCTGGATCGCGGGCACACGCCCGAGTGGGCGCAAATACGCGTTCTGTGGTGCCGTCTCCAACTCGAGCGGCGACCCGGTGCCAGTGGTGGGTGTCTACAGCATGCCCCTCGACATTCAGCGAATAGAGAACTTTCCGGTGCTCGCTGACGGTACGCTCAACCCGTCGTTCAATCCGGACGAGGCTGAGGAAATCATTATCGCGCGCTGGGACACGCCCGTGGGCATTCGGGTGACACGCACCAGCAGGGCTTGGAGCTACCCCGGCTACGACAGCTTTATCATCTACGAGTACGAGTTCACAAATATCACCTCGGATACGCTCTTCGACGTGTTCATCACCTTTGCCAACACCTTTGCCCCCTCGATGTTCGGGTACCAGCGGAATCATGGGAATTGGACTGAAAGCGCCTTCCGGGGGCAGCCGCCGGCAGGCCTCGGAGATCACTTTGCGCGCTTTGACCTGAAACGTTGGATGAGCTACAACCACGAGCGCGATGGTTTGCCAGACCCCGTGTTTTTCGAAGAGTGGTCATCACCTGGCAATCGCGGCGGCCTTAATTCACCCCAGGCAGTGGGAATCATGGTGCTCCACTATGATTACGAGCACCTGGCCACCCGAAAGCAAACCTCCCAGGTCTTCCTTGCTCCCAGCGATAGCGCAGGTATGTGGGACGAAAACGGTAAAGCTAAGCAACCGTTTCTCCTGCGTTACGAGAACGGGAACCTGCCGGCAGAGGCAAAGACGGCCACGTGGATGGACCCGACTCTAAGGCGCAAGACAGGTATCTGGCAAGGGGAGGATGATTCGACTCGCTTCTGCACCCAGTTTGAACCTGCGCTGTGGAAGTATTGGAAGGGACGTACCAAAACCTCAGCCAACCTTTCGTGGTGGCAGCCGGTTTCGCGGGGGTACGGCTTCTTCCCTTATCTGTTGCCCCCAGGGGAAACAATGCGATTTGCGGTAGCGGAACTGGTGGGCTATGGCCCAGGAGGCCCTGGTGATCGTAAGTACAAGGATTTGGGTGGAAATGTCCGCGCCGGAGTGGATGCTGGTTACTACTTCAATCCGGTACCAAGCTGGTATGACACGCTGCGATACAGCTTTCTGGGAAGCAAGGACTACATCGGCAGCACCTATTTGCAGGATCACCCGCTCCCCTGGTACGTCACGCCAGGGGTAGTGTCCATCCGGGATGTAGCGGACCGCGCTATTCAAATGTACACGGGCCTTCCACTCGCGAAATACGACACATTGCAATTCAAACCGGAAGAGACACCACCGAAAGGCGTGTACAATACAGTCCAGATACCTTTTCCCGCCCCGGCGATTCGCATTGAGGACACGCACGCTGCTGCCAATCGTATCGTTTGGGGACCCGAGGTTGAAGAATTCGACTGTCCTAGATTGCGGGCGCGACTCAATCACTACCTGGTACTTCGTGCGCCACACCCCTTAGGGCCGTGGACCGTGATCGACTCTGTTGGGGTGCGCGACCCCAGATACTTCCAGGATGGTCAGTACGCTGTGCTCGATCCTTACAGCAACCTCGGGGACAACGTGGCATACGCGGTCGTATCTATCGACGAGCTAGGGGGAAGGAGCGGTATGACCAATCTGACTCTCCACGAGACCCAGGCCCCACCCTCGGAGAGCTTGGGGAAAGTCTACGTTGTGCCGAATCCGCTGATCGTCACCAGTGGTCTAACCGGTTCGGACCCGGGCGGCGAGATTGGCGACCGCATCCAATTCATGGGCCTGACAAAGCGTTGCGTCATCAGGATTTTTTCCTACACCGGGCAATTGGTGACGACGATCAAGCACGAGCGCGAAACGTACGGCAATCCTTGGTACCAGTTGAGCGTCAACAACCAACTTGTGGCCTCTGGTGTGTACTACTTCGTCGTTGAGGACTTGGAAACGGGAAAACGTGCCCGTGGCAAGTTCGTTGTAATTCACTGA
- a CDS encoding PorV/PorQ family protein, translated as MHKSTGVVVLVALWCFPGPTEAQKVGSTSMQFLKVVPSARGAALGEAYAVWATGAEASFWNPAGLAQLERLEVATTYVDWLFDSQQGALAMAMPLGAGAVGAQLQYVDFGEFEETTTARPYINDPEHPGFTGRTFRPFACVVGVSYARYLTDKFSVGIGAKYAYQSLFSEREVTAMVRQGLYERVKTWAGGLFFDVGIRYNTGYRTIHLGSSVQNFGANVKFARESHPVPLLFRLGVGADLVGPQALLLPRDNGYRLGVACDIFHPNDYDQQVHLGAEYEWHDTVALRMGYKFNYDFDGLTLGAGLKYRVDGLGVRLDWSYGDMGLYLGNVQRISVGMTLP; from the coding sequence ATGCACAAATCCACCGGTGTGGTCGTGCTTGTGGCGCTCTGGTGCTTTCCAGGCCCGACCGAGGCGCAAAAGGTGGGCAGCACCTCAATGCAGTTTCTGAAGGTTGTGCCTTCCGCGCGAGGTGCAGCCCTTGGAGAAGCCTACGCAGTGTGGGCGACCGGAGCAGAGGCGTCCTTTTGGAATCCGGCCGGGCTTGCCCAGTTGGAGCGACTCGAGGTTGCTACCACCTATGTCGACTGGCTCTTCGACTCCCAGCAGGGCGCCCTGGCCATGGCAATGCCGTTGGGCGCCGGAGCAGTGGGAGCGCAGTTGCAATACGTTGACTTCGGGGAGTTCGAGGAGACAACTACTGCCAGGCCCTACATCAATGACCCGGAACACCCTGGATTCACTGGCAGAACTTTCCGCCCATTTGCGTGCGTGGTAGGGGTGTCGTATGCGCGCTACCTGACGGACAAATTCTCCGTTGGGATAGGAGCAAAGTACGCGTATCAATCCCTATTCAGCGAACGGGAAGTGACCGCAATGGTGCGCCAGGGACTTTATGAACGCGTCAAGACGTGGGCAGGCGGTCTTTTTTTTGACGTGGGCATTCGCTACAACACCGGGTACCGGACGATTCACCTGGGCTCGTCCGTGCAGAACTTTGGTGCCAACGTCAAGTTCGCCAGGGAATCTCACCCAGTGCCGCTCCTGTTCCGTCTTGGCGTGGGGGCCGACCTGGTAGGCCCACAAGCTCTGCTTCTCCCCAGGGACAACGGATACCGGCTGGGCGTTGCCTGCGACATATTCCACCCCAATGACTACGACCAACAGGTACATTTGGGGGCGGAATACGAGTGGCATGACACGGTTGCCCTGCGTATGGGGTACAAATTCAATTATGACTTTGATGGGTTAACCTTGGGGGCCGGCCTTAAGTACCGTGTCGATGGACTCGGGGTGAGGTTGGACTGGAGCTACGGAGACATGGGGCTCTACCTGGGTAATGTGCAGCGAATTAGCGTGGGAATGACCTTGCCATGA
- a CDS encoding T9SS type A sorting domain-containing protein: MKSRKLIPFVLMALLVASTLWAQAVGDYRTRNSGDWSNAQIWQRYNGTTWLATATPPNGSETILVQSSDSVYVNIPITITGTLINRGIVNDGGNLTVGNGGTYQHDRDGGKIPTITWADGSRLLMTGTVSTAPENRNQNYYNIEFNTPSQLSNLNMNLNDATVRGNVRVVNTGSARWYLTTALANDTAIVTILGDVIVEAGAFAVQGTSNAQTTFIVHHYGNIVVTGGNFSISRGSQPGGTTTWYLYQGDFSMANATTQSSTQTPGGARFVFAKQGTQHLHLGEGNTLTALPIEIASGTTLDMGTSKLAGNGIFVVSEGATLMTALGGGVEEVLQSVTGAVTLAQNSSYGFNGSVHQVTSTRMPTIVADLIINNVAGVTLSQPTTINGTLRLVAGEFDNTIPFTLGPSGSISYEGGSLKVTVSVPREQSAVPASFFVEQNYPNPFNGSTLIRFGLPGPAEVSVKIMNLLGQEVATLLAGRKTAGMHQLVFEAGELPSGVYLCRVQAGNQVEVRRIVLLK; this comes from the coding sequence ATGAAGAGCAGGAAGTTGATACCGTTTGTGCTAATGGCGTTGCTCGTTGCCTCTACCCTGTGGGCGCAGGCTGTAGGGGATTACCGAACAAGGAATAGCGGCGACTGGAGCAACGCGCAAATCTGGCAGCGGTACAATGGAACAACCTGGCTTGCTACCGCGACCCCGCCGAACGGTAGCGAGACAATTCTCGTGCAAAGCTCGGACTCTGTTTATGTGAACATACCGATCACTATCACCGGGACACTCATCAACCGGGGCATTGTGAATGATGGCGGCAACTTGACGGTGGGAAACGGCGGAACCTATCAGCACGACCGCGACGGAGGAAAGATACCCACAATAACATGGGCAGACGGTTCGAGGCTGCTCATGACAGGTACCGTATCTACTGCCCCGGAGAATCGGAACCAGAACTACTACAACATAGAGTTCAACACTCCCTCGCAGTTGTCCAATTTAAACATGAACCTGAACGATGCCACAGTCAGGGGGAATGTGAGGGTGGTGAACACCGGGAGCGCACGCTGGTACCTCACCACTGCTCTGGCGAACGATACCGCGATTGTGACGATATTGGGAGACGTAATAGTCGAGGCCGGGGCGTTTGCCGTACAGGGGACGAGCAATGCTCAAACGACCTTTATTGTCCACCACTACGGCAACATCGTAGTGACGGGGGGAAACTTCTCGATCAGTCGCGGCTCCCAGCCGGGAGGGACCACCACGTGGTATCTTTATCAAGGTGATTTTTCCATGGCCAACGCGACAACGCAAAGTTCTACCCAGACGCCGGGCGGAGCACGATTTGTCTTTGCGAAGCAGGGAACCCAGCACTTGCATCTGGGAGAAGGCAATACACTCACAGCCTTACCCATTGAGATAGCCAGCGGGACCACGCTCGACATGGGCACAAGCAAACTGGCCGGGAACGGCATTTTCGTAGTGAGCGAGGGCGCAACGCTCATGACGGCTCTGGGCGGTGGGGTAGAGGAAGTGCTGCAGAGCGTGACCGGGGCAGTCACCTTGGCCCAGAATTCCAGCTACGGGTTCAACGGGTCAGTTCACCAGGTGACCAGCACGCGCATGCCCACAATCGTAGCCGATCTTATCATCAACAATGTCGCCGGCGTCACTCTTTCGCAACCGACCACGATCAACGGTACATTGCGCCTCGTTGCAGGCGAGTTCGATAATACGATTCCCTTCACGCTGGGACCAAGCGGGAGTATCTCCTACGAAGGTGGGAGCCTGAAGGTGACGGTCTCTGTTCCCCGAGAGCAAAGCGCCGTGCCAGCAAGCTTTTTTGTGGAGCAGAACTACCCAAATCCGTTTAACGGCTCCACCTTAATCCGATTCGGGCTTCCTGGGCCTGCCGAGGTCTCTGTGAAGATCATGAACCTGCTTGGCCAGGAGGTAGCTACCCTTCTTGCCGGTCGCAAAACGGCGGGTATGCATCAGCTGGTCTTCGAGGCAGGGGAGCTTCCATCCGGGGTTTATCTGTGTCGCGTTCAGGCGGGGAACCAGGTGGAAGTGAGGAGGATAGTCTTGCTGAAATAA